The Fusobacterium sp. IOR10 region AAAGGAAAAAAAAAAATTAATAGAAAATAAGTTATACTATTTCTATTCTGAAATTGAAAATAATAAAAATAATATTAGAGAAATTCCAAAGGGATTTTGGATAAAAAAAATTAAAGGATTTCCAAATAGATTTGAGTTTAGAGTAAATAATGGGGATCGAATATTTTTTTCTTTAGAGCGAAGAGGCTTAGAAGATGAAAGAATTACCTTCATTTTATACTCTACACATGATAAGGGAATACTTAAAAACAAAAGATTAGAATTAAAAACAAAAGGTGATTTTAATATATTAAAACAAGACACTAAAGAAGAAAATATATCTAGAGAAGAAAAAAAAGAATTAATTAAAAATTATAACGATATAATTTCTTATGAATTTAAAAATGATGATTTTTTCAAAAAAACAGAAAATAAAAGATATTATTATCTAAATGATCAACAATATGAAACTTTAAAAAAGAAAACTCCTTTGTTTGTTGCAGGAAGTGCAGGGAGTGGTAAAAGTACAATAACACTTAGAAAAATATTGAATTTAGAAAATTATCAAAAAGAATATCGTATAAATAGAGTTGGATATTTTACTAGAAATTTATTTTTAAAAGAAGATATTAAATCAAAATATGACATATTTAGAGATACTAAAAATGAGTCCATTGCTGAATTTTATTCTTTAAATGATTATTATAGAAAAAAATTAGGAGTGGATAAAAGAAAAATTGTTAATTTTGAACTGTTTAAAACATTTATTAAATTTTCATTTCCAAATATTAAAAAATTAAAACTAGAACTATTAAACATATATTTTGAAATCATTGCCATACTGGAAGGACTTATGAGTGCTGGATATGTTGATAATTGGAATAGAGATTTTTCACAAAAATTTTTACCCCTAGAAAATTACTTGAATTTAAGTAAAAATTATAGTGTTTTAGATGATAAACAAAAAATAGAAGTTTATAAAATTTGTAAAAAATATAATATTTGGAAAAACGAAAATTCATACTATGATTCCAATGATTTGGCTTTAATTTGTTTAAATAAAATTGAACATTTTGACTTTATAGTTATTGATGAAATTCAAGATTTTACAGAGGTTGAAATATTTTTATTATTTTCATTGCTTAAAAATAAAAATAATATGTTAATTGCAGGGGATATACATCAAATGATTGCATTTAATTCTTTTAGTTTTGAGAGAATTCGAAATTTATATTATGGGGAAAATATAGATTTTTTTGAAAGTATGCTATCTAAAAATTATAGAAATTCCAAATTAATAGTTGATTTAGCAAATAGTCTAGCAGATATGAGAAAAGAATATATAGGAAACAAAGGAATTGAAGATTATAAAGAAAACTTTGTTATTGAAGAGGGTACTTTAAACATTTCAAATATAAATTTTGAAATACTTAAAAAAATGAACCGGTCAAATGCAGCTATATTAGTTTCTGATTCTCAGGATAAAAAAATGTTACTTGAAAAAATTGATAAAATTTTTAATTTAAATAATAAAAATGACAATACAGTAAATAAAATAATAGGTGACAAATTGGAATCTACAAAGGAAGAATGGTATATAGAGGGGAAAAAACTATATTAGACAAAATTGAAGAAGCTCAAGAAGCTTTTATTAATGCAGGAGATTCCACATGGATATTAAGAAAAGAAATAGAAGAAGACATCCTAAATGAAGATTATAAAATTGCTTTGAAAAAAATTGAAGATAATAATTTAACCTCAAAAAAAATAAAATATGAAAAGATGATAATTGATAATATTATTTCAAATAAAAAGGATATTAAATGTTTAAAATATATTATTGATATTTTTAATATAGGCTATCGATATGAGGAACTAAAAAAAATCATATTAAAAAAATTAGTTAATAATGAATATCAAACTAAAGAACTAAACAAAATGATCCCATACTTGATGAAAAAAAATGAATATATATTATTAGGAGATATATATTTTTATAAAAAAGATTACCAAATGGCTTTAAAATTCTATGAAAAATCAGATAATAAGAATAAAATTCTAAATATGAGGCTCAAAGTTTTAAATATTAAGTTTGGAAATCTCAAAGGAATAGAGGAAAAAATTTCAAAAATTAAAAGTATCATCCCTAAAAAAGATATTAATTATTTTGATAGAAATAAATTAACTCCTCTTTTTAAAGCGTTAAAATACAAAGATACTGACATTCTTGATATGATAATTTTCCTAGGAGGAAGTACCAAAAAAAAAGGAGAAACAAAATACCCTATTTTAAAT contains the following coding sequences:
- a CDS encoding ATP-dependent helicase, giving the protein MKFFVRENFLKNVTKEKKKLIENKLYYFYSEIENNKNNIREIPKGFWIKKIKGFPNRFEFRVNNGDRIFFSLERRGLEDERITFILYSTHDKGILKNKRLELKTKGDFNILKQDTKEENISREEKKELIKNYNDIISYEFKNDDFFKKTENKRYYYLNDQQYETLKKKTPLFVAGSAGSGKSTITLRKILNLENYQKEYRINRVGYFTRNLFLKEDIKSKYDIFRDTKNESIAEFYSLNDYYRKKLGVDKRKIVNFELFKTFIKFSFPNIKKLKLELLNIYFEIIAILEGLMSAGYVDNWNRDFSQKFLPLENYLNLSKNYSVLDDKQKIEVYKICKKYNIWKNENSYYDSNDLALICLNKIEHFDFIVIDEIQDFTEVEIFLLFSLLKNKNNMLIAGDIHQMIAFNSFSFERIRNLYYGENIDFFESMLSKNYRNSKLIVDLANSLADMRKEYIGNKGIEDYKENFVIEEGTLNISNINFEILKKMNRSNAAILVSDSQDKKMLLEKIDKIFNLNNKNDNTVNKIIGDKLESTKEEWYIEGKKLY